A genomic stretch from Deinococcus metalli includes:
- a CDS encoding ABC transporter substrate-binding protein — MIKAENGVYRRLGVTVSLLGALALTASGTAQTAATYGLKAGKPYNGTQLKFLICCATAGQFAQMIKLTGEGSEFQKLTGITVKWENTPYEALQQKILVEATTGNTYDVVAWVDAWGEAFKSQMLPLQSRIAADKINMKDYPNAYIEASTDASGNIVGLPFRGHPLVLFYRKDVFKDLGLKVPTTWQDVVKTAATIQQKKPGMTGLSTMYGVSAGQNLFNWVSMLWGNGGDILDKDGKPVFNSAKGVQATQFYIDILRKDKVTNPAATTFAEPESSSELLQGRAAMWVGWWWYWARFSDPKGVAPAVLNNVGFAPAPGWAGGKTQNYALIWPLGIFKNSKNPDASWEFIKYVTSTEVQKKVAANRSIPAEADNTIVTFSGMNDARVNAANGGIPKVGAQALTTARTLPQVKTWAEIQSVLEVGINQMATGADVKATLDRMAKDVDAIQKRAGYYK; from the coding sequence ATGATCAAGGCAGAGAACGGAGTTTACCGGCGCCTCGGAGTGACCGTGAGCCTGCTGGGCGCGCTGGCGTTGACCGCGTCCGGCACCGCCCAGACCGCCGCCACCTACGGCCTGAAAGCCGGCAAGCCGTACAACGGCACGCAGCTCAAGTTCCTGATCTGCTGCGCCACGGCCGGACAGTTCGCCCAGATGATCAAGCTGACGGGCGAGGGCAGCGAGTTCCAGAAGCTCACGGGCATCACCGTGAAGTGGGAGAACACGCCCTACGAGGCCCTCCAGCAGAAGATCCTGGTCGAGGCCACCACCGGCAACACCTACGACGTGGTCGCGTGGGTGGACGCGTGGGGCGAGGCCTTCAAGTCGCAGATGCTGCCGCTGCAGAGCCGCATCGCCGCCGACAAGATCAACATGAAGGATTACCCGAACGCGTACATCGAGGCCTCCACCGACGCCTCGGGCAACATCGTGGGCCTGCCCTTCCGCGGGCACCCGCTGGTGCTGTTCTACCGCAAGGACGTGTTCAAGGATCTGGGCCTGAAGGTGCCCACCACGTGGCAGGACGTCGTCAAGACCGCCGCCACCATCCAGCAGAAGAAGCCCGGCATGACCGGTCTGTCCACCATGTACGGCGTGAGCGCCGGGCAGAACCTGTTCAACTGGGTCAGCATGCTGTGGGGCAACGGCGGCGACATCCTCGACAAGGACGGCAAGCCGGTCTTCAACAGCGCCAAGGGTGTGCAGGCCACGCAGTTCTACATCGACATCCTGCGCAAGGACAAGGTCACGAACCCGGCCGCCACGACCTTCGCGGAACCCGAGTCGTCGTCCGAACTGCTGCAGGGCCGCGCGGCCATGTGGGTCGGCTGGTGGTGGTACTGGGCGCGCTTCTCCGATCCCAAAGGGGTCGCTCCCGCCGTGCTGAACAACGTCGGCTTCGCGCCCGCGCCCGGCTGGGCCGGCGGCAAGACCCAGAACTACGCGCTGATCTGGCCGCTGGGCATCTTCAAGAACTCCAAGAACCCCGACGCGTCGTGGGAGTTCATCAAGTACGTGACCAGCACCGAGGTGCAGAAGAAGGTCGCCGCCAACCGCAGCATTCCCGCCGAGGCCGACAACACCATCGTCACCTTCTCGGGCATGAACGACGCCCGGGTCAACGCGGCCAACGGCGGCATTCCCAAGGTGGGCGCGCAGGCCCTGACCACCGCCCGCACCCTGCCGCAGGTCAAGACCTGGGCCGAGATCCAGAGCGTGCTGGAGGTCGGAATCAACCAGATGGCCACCGGCGCCGACGTGAAGGCCACCCTTGACCGCATGGCCAAGGACGTGGACGCCATCCAGAAGCGGGCCGGCTACTACAAGTAA
- a CDS encoding alpha/beta fold hydrolase, with the protein MTTLLLPGTLCDASLWAGVALPPRSHALPVVRGDTLADAAGRAVAAMDGPLHVVGFSLGALVAFEILRRSPQRVARVTLISANPHTPTPAQLDAWAGQQRATEAGEFEQVARQLSGGAGAHAPTVLDMARRVGAATFLEQLALLRSRPDSRAVLAAYGGPLTLLVGADDTVTPPALTVEMAALTPHADVRVIPGAGHYLPLDAPRAVSDALRAETYA; encoded by the coding sequence GTGACCACCCTGCTGCTGCCCGGCACGCTGTGCGACGCCTCGCTGTGGGCGGGCGTGGCGCTGCCCCCGCGCAGCCACGCGCTCCCGGTGGTGCGGGGCGACACGCTCGCGGACGCGGCCGGACGGGCGGTTGCTGCCATGGACGGCCCGCTGCACGTGGTGGGGTTCTCGCTGGGCGCGCTGGTGGCCTTCGAGATCCTGCGCCGCTCCCCGCAGCGGGTCGCGCGCGTCACGCTGATCAGCGCCAATCCGCACACGCCGACCCCGGCGCAGCTGGATGCGTGGGCCGGGCAGCAGCGGGCAACCGAGGCCGGGGAGTTCGAGCAGGTCGCCCGGCAGCTGTCCGGGGGGGCCGGTGCCCACGCGCCCACGGTGCTCGACATGGCCCGCCGGGTGGGCGCGGCCACCTTTCTGGAGCAGCTCGCGCTGCTGCGCTCGCGGCCGGACAGCCGGGCCGTCCTGGCCGCGTACGGTGGCCCGCTGACGCTGCTGGTGGGCGCGGACGACACGGTCACGCCGCCCGCGCTGACCGTGGAGATGGCGGCGCTGACCCCGCACGCCGACGTCCGGGTGATTCCGGGAGCCGGGCATTACCTGCCGCTGGACGCCCCGCGGGCCGTGTCGGACGCCCTGCGCGCGGAGACGTATGCGTGA
- a CDS encoding cupin domain-containing protein, translating into MTAQPTPPADHPQEDLGVMTGNVVRFRDLTSRPIPLMFIDSILPGHQRHNYAVIGDTAAENDAYAPFITSPHGFQIGMVRARQGNGPAYHTHDYIESFLPLRGRWRFYWGQGPDQIDGETILEEFDYITLPAQLWRGFECIDEGESWIFAVLEKHQVFEGKDPYWAPDVIRRAREYGFEASENGKMVKPDNFAELEQQMLRQFGDD; encoded by the coding sequence ATGACCGCCCAGCCCACGCCCCCCGCCGATCACCCGCAGGAAGACCTCGGCGTCATGACCGGCAACGTCGTCCGCTTCCGCGACCTGACCTCCCGGCCGATCCCGCTGATGTTCATCGACTCGATCCTGCCCGGCCACCAGCGCCACAACTACGCGGTGATCGGGGACACGGCCGCCGAGAACGATGCCTACGCGCCCTTCATCACGTCGCCGCACGGCTTCCAGATCGGCATGGTGCGGGCCCGCCAGGGCAACGGCCCGGCGTACCACACGCACGATTACATCGAGTCGTTCCTGCCGCTCCGGGGCCGCTGGCGCTTCTACTGGGGCCAGGGGCCTGACCAGATCGACGGCGAGACCATCCTGGAGGAGTTCGACTACATCACGCTGCCCGCCCAGCTGTGGCGCGGCTTCGAGTGCATCGACGAGGGCGAGAGCTGGATCTTCGCGGTGCTGGAAAAGCACCAGGTCTTCGAGGGCAAGGACCCGTACTGGGCGCCGGACGTGATCCGCCGGGCGCGCGAGTACGGCTTCGAGGCCAGCGAGAACGGCAAGATGGTCAAGCCGGACAACTTCGCGGAGCTCGAACAGCAGATGCTCCGGCAGTTCGGGGACGACTGA